One Chloroflexota bacterium DNA segment encodes these proteins:
- a CDS encoding GrpB family protein — protein MAEAKRPIVRVPAETRLAVVPYDPEWPAMYERERAEIAACIGQHVLRIEHAGSTAIPGMAGKPTIDILVGVRDWDEARVTFGPLAEIGWEFRGERGMPRRHFFRRLNAQGRRTHQLHMLEVTHPQWEAMLLFREYVRSHPDVAAEYQQLKLGLARRLPNSRGEYTAGKEAFVEGVLERARRARDDRTEA, from the coding sequence ATGGCTGAGGCGAAACGCCCGATCGTTCGCGTGCCGGCGGAGACGCGCCTGGCTGTCGTTCCCTACGATCCAGAGTGGCCGGCCATGTACGAGCGGGAACGCGCGGAGATTGCCGCGTGCATCGGTCAACACGTCCTGCGCATCGAGCACGCAGGCAGCACCGCCATTCCGGGCATGGCTGGAAAGCCGACCATCGACATCCTGGTCGGGGTCCGCGATTGGGACGAGGCCCGAGTCACCTTCGGGCCGTTGGCCGAAATCGGATGGGAGTTTCGCGGCGAGCGCGGCATGCCGCGGCGGCACTTCTTTCGTCGGCTCAATGCGCAGGGCCGCCGCACGCACCAGCTGCATATGCTCGAGGTGACCCACCCCCAATGGGAGGCGATGCTGCTCTTCCGCGAGTACGTGCGCAGCCATCCGGACGTAGCGGCGGAGTACCAGCAACTGAAGCTTGGCCTGGCGCGGAGACTTCCCAACAGCCGGGGCGAGTACACGGCGGGGAAAGAGGCGTTCGTGGAGGGAGTCTTGGAGCGGGCGCGGCGAGCGCGTGACGACAGAACCGAGGCGTGA
- a CDS encoding ferredoxin family protein: MTYVIAEPCIGTKDASCVDVCPVDCIHPGPDAPEHEAAEMLYIDPVECIDCGACEPVCPVTAIFPDFDVPEEWEHYTAINADYFA, encoded by the coding sequence ATGACGTACGTAATTGCCGAGCCATGCATCGGTACGAAGGACGCCTCGTGCGTGGACGTTTGCCCTGTCGACTGCATCCATCCCGGACCAGACGCACCCGAGCATGAGGCGGCCGAAATGCTCTACATCGACCCCGTGGAGTGCATCGACTGCGGCGCCTGCGAGCCGGTATGCCCCGTGACGGCCATCTTTCCGGACTTTGACGTGCCCGAGGAGTGGGAGCACTACACCGCAATCAACGCGGACTATTTCGCGTAG
- a CDS encoding peptidylprolyl isomerase: MIALVLAIAAVAVVACGEPEPEGPPTFAAEPEMTVEELRPYSVVMTTSLGRMTFNLVPQEAPRAVNSFLFLAQEGYYDGITVHRVVPGVLIETGDATGTGSGDAGYTYEIEPPQQPYRRGDLVMANNGAPNSNGSRFFIILNDLSDAELPPDYTIFGRVKENHAPSLATLDKIGGVALGPGRDGETSAPVEEVTIQTTKINFGCLPSMTIYSGC; the protein is encoded by the coding sequence GTGATTGCGTTGGTCCTGGCGATCGCGGCAGTTGCGGTCGTCGCGTGCGGAGAGCCGGAACCCGAGGGGCCTCCGACGTTCGCCGCCGAGCCGGAGATGACGGTCGAGGAGCTCCGACCCTATAGCGTGGTCATGACCACCAGCCTTGGACGGATGACGTTCAACCTGGTGCCGCAGGAGGCGCCGCGGGCGGTCAATAGCTTCCTGTTCCTGGCCCAGGAGGGCTATTACGACGGCATAACCGTGCATCGCGTGGTGCCGGGCGTGCTCATTGAAACCGGCGACGCCACCGGCACCGGTTCCGGAGACGCGGGCTACACCTACGAGATCGAGCCGCCCCAGCAGCCCTACCGGCGCGGTGATCTGGTCATGGCCAATAACGGCGCGCCGAACTCGAACGGATCGCGCTTCTTCATCATCCTCAATGACCTTTCGGACGCCGAGTTGCCGCCCGACTACACCATCTTCGGACGCGTCAAGGAGAACCACGCGCCGTCGTTAGCGACGCTGGACAAGATCGGAGGCGTGGCGCTGGGGCCGGGACGGGACGGTGAGACGTCGGCGCCGGTGGAGGAGGTCACGATTCAGACCACCAAGATCAACTTCGGCTGTCTTCCCAGCATGACCATCTACAGCGGCTGCTAG
- a CDS encoding cadherin domain-containing protein, with product MDCGSGHRRFARVVAVGLVLAALGAFAQLSGLPGASLAGSAQAQIPPREAPQISALTQPTTSSIAVIWLAADNTDVHWLYVVKSDGTSGRFQVAVPDPPQGTSGQQGVSGTAHTTTVSGLDAGTLYWFAVLGVRAPSEGSPNTWFRWSNWGRASTLTTPTVSLSSDVTVAEGGTATLTVTAAPAPQATLTVNYTIGADADTATVDGDGSDYSGTATGSITIATGATQGSIAIAITDDSAIDDGARETLVVTISLPEGSSYSLGDRASATVTITEGVCDRTTAVRSAILAALTSRSACAEVTDADLRGITGTLDLSDESLTAVQARDFRELTGLKVLRLNHNSLAAVPADGFDGLDSLQELYLNNNALTALPEDVFDGLTTLATLSLSNNRLAALPVDVFDGLTSLTTLRLNHNSTLATLPADVFDGLTSLTTLRLNNDGLTALPDDLFDGLTDLEGLFLANNPGSPFTFTAALQQTTATQVTVAVAQAAPFDLTVTLAVAGGTLSTSSVKIPAGSDESSAVTVTPSGDAPVTVSVTAASFPASGVETGGVTIKYNGIQTGLGAANQAPTASAGADQAVDTGATVTLDASGSSDADTGDTLTYSWEQTAGATVTLSDTTVAGPTFTAPSSAATLTFRVTVIDGKGGSDRDTVTVTVTANQAPAFTSSASFSLPEHTTAVGTVTATDPDADDSVTGYTLSGTDAGLFGITTAGVLTFSAAPDFEAPQGGMDDDSNSYTLTVTATGGAGDRALTATQDLTVTVTDVNEPPAFTSDATFSLAENLTAVGTVAAADPDAADSVTFALSGTDAALFGITTAGALSFSAAPDFEAPQGGMDDNSNSYTLTVTATGGAGDRALTATQDLTVTVTDVNEAPAFTSDATFSLAENTTSVGTVVASDPDAADSMTGYSLSGTDAALFAITTGGVLSFSTAPNFEEPKGGPDDDSNTYTLTVTATGGAGGRALTATQDLTVTVTDVNEAPTFTSDATFSLAENTTAVGTVVASDPDTADSVTFALSGTDAALFAITSAGALSFSGAPDFETPKGGTNDDSNSYTLTVTATGGAGERALTATQALTVTVTNVNEAPAFSSSAIFSLAENTTAVGTVVAADPDAADSVTLSLSGTDAALFAITAGGVFSFSAAPDFEDPQGGTNDDSNTYTLTVTATSGSGARALAATQALTVTVTDAIEAPDAVRNLKATRRSRTQNRYDLTWQLPSHNGGSPLTSISVAWTAFTEDDAGGHAIQSGEVSVAASATSRSLDLPDDNQWPGGHLDRSYSFRVTPKNAIGSGPTTTLIFNG from the coding sequence ATGGATTGCGGCTCGGGGCATCGGCGATTTGCCCGGGTTGTGGCCGTGGGCCTGGTGCTGGCGGCGCTGGGCGCGTTCGCCCAGCTTTCAGGCCTGCCCGGAGCGTCTCTGGCCGGGTCGGCGCAGGCGCAGATTCCGCCCCGGGAAGCGCCGCAGATCTCCGCCCTGACGCAGCCCACGACGAGTTCCATCGCGGTGATCTGGCTGGCGGCGGACAACACCGACGTGCATTGGCTCTACGTGGTGAAATCCGACGGCACGAGCGGACGGTTTCAGGTGGCGGTGCCCGACCCGCCCCAGGGCACCTCGGGGCAACAGGGCGTGTCCGGGACCGCGCACACGACCACCGTCAGCGGGCTGGACGCCGGAACGCTGTACTGGTTTGCCGTGCTCGGGGTCCGGGCGCCCTCCGAAGGCAGCCCCAACACGTGGTTTCGCTGGAGCAATTGGGGCCGGGCGTCGACGCTCACGACCCCCACGGTGTCCTTGAGTTCCGACGTGACGGTGGCCGAAGGCGGCACCGCCACCCTCACCGTCACCGCCGCTCCCGCGCCCCAGGCCACGCTCACGGTCAACTACACCATCGGCGCCGACGCTGACACGGCCACCGTCGACGGGGACGGCAGCGACTACAGCGGGACCGCCACCGGCTCGATCACGATTGCGACCGGCGCCACCCAGGGGAGCATCGCGATCGCCATCACCGACGACAGCGCCATCGACGACGGCGCCCGCGAGACGCTGGTGGTCACGATCTCCTTGCCCGAGGGGTCGAGCTACAGCCTGGGCGACCGGGCGTCGGCGACGGTGACCATCACCGAGGGCGTGTGCGACCGCACGACCGCGGTGCGCAGCGCGATTCTGGCCGCGTTGACCAGCAGGAGCGCCTGCGCGGAGGTGACGGACGCCGATCTGCGCGGCATCACCGGCACCCTTGATCTCTCAGACGAGAGCCTCACCGCCGTGCAAGCCCGTGACTTCCGGGAGCTCACCGGCCTGAAAGTGCTGCGACTGAACCACAACTCGCTCGCCGCCGTCCCGGCCGACGGTTTCGATGGGCTCGACAGCCTGCAAGAGTTGTATCTGAACAACAACGCCTTGACGGCGTTGCCGGAGGACGTCTTCGACGGGCTGACCACCCTCGCCACGCTGTCGCTGAGCAACAACCGCCTGGCGGCACTGCCGGTGGACGTGTTTGACGGTCTGACCAGCCTCACCACGCTGCGGTTGAACCACAACAGCACCCTGGCGACGTTGCCGGCGGACGTGTTCGACGGGCTGACCAGCCTCACCACGTTGCGGTTGAACAATGACGGGCTGACGGCGTTGCCGGACGACCTGTTCGACGGCCTCACGGACCTCGAAGGGCTGTTCCTGGCCAATAACCCCGGCAGCCCCTTCACCTTCACGGCGGCGCTGCAACAGACGACGGCCACCCAAGTCACGGTGGCGGTCGCCCAGGCGGCGCCCTTCGACCTGACGGTCACGCTGGCGGTCGCCGGCGGGACTCTGTCCACGTCCTCCGTCAAGATCCCGGCCGGCAGCGACGAGAGCTCGGCCGTCACCGTGACGCCCAGCGGCGATGCGCCGGTCACCGTCAGTGTCACTGCCGCCAGCTTCCCCGCCTCGGGCGTCGAAACGGGCGGCGTCACCATCAAGTACAACGGCATCCAGACGGGTCTGGGCGCCGCCAACCAGGCCCCCACGGCCAGCGCGGGTGCCGACCAGGCGGTGGACACCGGCGCGACGGTGACGCTGGACGCCTCGGGGAGCAGCGATGCCGACACCGGCGACACGCTGACCTACAGCTGGGAACAGACTGCCGGAGCCACCGTCACGTTGAGTGATACCACGGTGGCCGGTCCCACCTTCACCGCCCCGTCGAGCGCGGCCACGCTGACCTTCCGGGTCACCGTCATCGACGGCAAGGGCGGCAGCGACCGGGACACGGTGACCGTCACCGTGACCGCGAACCAGGCGCCCGCCTTCACGTCGAGCGCCAGCTTCAGCCTCCCGGAGCACACCACGGCCGTCGGCACCGTCACCGCCACCGATCCCGACGCCGATGACAGCGTCACGGGGTACACCCTCAGCGGGACGGACGCGGGGCTGTTCGGGATCACCACCGCCGGCGTGCTCACGTTCAGCGCGGCGCCCGACTTCGAGGCTCCGCAGGGCGGGATGGACGACGACTCCAACAGCTACACGCTTACGGTCACCGCCACCGGCGGCGCGGGCGATCGGGCGCTCACCGCCACCCAGGACCTCACGGTCACCGTCACCGACGTCAACGAGCCACCCGCGTTCACGTCCGACGCCACCTTCAGCCTCGCGGAGAACCTGACGGCGGTCGGCACGGTCGCCGCCGCCGACCCCGACGCGGCGGACAGCGTGACGTTCGCTCTCAGCGGGACGGACGCGGCGCTGTTCGGGATCACCACCGCCGGCGCGCTCTCGTTCAGCGCGGCGCCCGACTTCGAGGCTCCGCAGGGCGGGATGGACGACAACTCCAACAGCTACACGCTTACGGTCACCGCCACCGGCGGCGCGGGCGATCGGGCGCTCACCGCCACCCAGGACCTCACGGTCACCGTCACCGACGTCAACGAAGCGCCCGCGTTCACGTCCGACGCGACCTTCAGCCTTGCGGAGAACACGACGTCCGTCGGCACCGTAGTTGCTAGCGACCCCGACGCCGCGGACAGCATGACGGGGTACAGCCTCAGTGGGACGGACGCGGCGCTGTTCGCCATCACCACCGGCGGTGTGCTCTCGTTCAGCACGGCGCCTAACTTCGAGGAACCTAAGGGTGGGCCGGACGACGACTCCAATACCTACACCCTCACCGTCACCGCCACCGGCGGCGCGGGCGGCCGGGCGCTCACCGCCACCCAGGACCTCACGGTCACCGTCACCGACGTCAACGAAGCGCCCACGTTCACGTCCGACGCCACCTTCAGCCTTGCGGAGAACACGACAGCCGTCGGCACCGTGGTTGCCAGCGACCCCGACACCGCGGACAGCGTGACGTTCGCCCTCAGCGGGACGGACGCGGCCTTGTTCGCCATCACCAGCGCCGGCGCGCTCTCATTCAGCGGGGCGCCAGACTTCGAGACTCCAAAGGGCGGGACAAACGACGACTCCAACAGTTACACCCTCACCGTCACCGCCACCGGCGGCGCGGGTGAGCGGGCCCTCACCGCCACGCAGGCCCTCACCGTCACCGTCACCAACGTCAACGAAGCGCCCGCATTCTCGTCCAGCGCCATCTTCAGCCTCGCGGAGAACACCACAGCGGTGGGCACGGTGGTCGCCGCCGATCCCGACGCGGCCGACAGCGTGACGCTGAGCCTCAGCGGAACGGATGCGGCCCTGTTCGCGATCACCGCCGGCGGCGTGTTCTCGTTCAGCGCGGCGCCCGATTTCGAGGATCCGCAGGGTGGGACGAACGACGACTCAAACACCTACACCCTCACCGTCACCGCCACCAGCGGCAGCGGTGCCCGGGCTCTCGCCGCCACCCAGGCCCTCACCGTCACCGTCACCGACGCCATCGAAGCGCCGGACGCGGTGAGGAATCTTAAAGCGACGAGGAGATCGAGGACCCAGAATCGCTATGACTTGACGTGGCAGCTGCCCTCGCATAACGGCGGCTCGCCGTTGACGAGCATCTCAGTCGCCTGGACAGCGTTTACGGAAGATGACGCGGGCGGTCATGCGATCCAGTCGGGCGAAGTTTCTGTAGCGGCGTCGGCAACGTCCAGGTCGCTCGACCTCCCCGATGATAACCAGTGGCCCGGAGGACACTTGGACCGGTCATACAGTTTCCGGGTGACGCCGAAGAACGCGATCGGCAGCGGGCCGACAACCACGCTGATCTTCAATGGCTAG
- a CDS encoding prohibitin family protein, giving the protein MAQRRYGNSALGIGVILVIAVIIIGLFSIRFVGVGEVGVIHTFGVVDPQPKPQGLLLKLPWATLDTYSVRTQSITMSSRAEEVGASDQTVRTLTSEGLSVGLDITTLFVLNFANAPEVRNNVGPEGVYQEIIVRPAIRDAIRDVVAQYTAEALYTTAREEISSRIQDQLDELLNPRGVAIQNVLLRDVTLPAVITQAIENKLAAEQAIQERRFRVDEAKEEAQRRIEEANGIAEANNRINESLTPRVLQDKYIQALREMGSGSVVYVPTNPETGLPVILGTPELGAN; this is encoded by the coding sequence ATGGCCCAACGCAGATACGGCAATTCAGCCCTTGGCATAGGCGTGATCTTGGTGATCGCGGTGATCATCATCGGGCTGTTCAGCATCCGCTTCGTGGGTGTTGGCGAGGTCGGCGTGATTCACACGTTCGGCGTCGTGGACCCGCAACCAAAGCCGCAGGGCCTGCTGCTGAAGCTGCCGTGGGCAACGCTGGACACCTACAGCGTGCGGACGCAATCGATCACGATGAGCTCGCGCGCCGAGGAAGTCGGAGCCTCCGATCAGACCGTCCGCACACTGACCTCTGAAGGGTTGTCGGTCGGCCTCGACATTACGACGCTTTTCGTGCTCAACTTCGCCAATGCGCCGGAGGTGCGCAATAACGTCGGGCCGGAAGGCGTCTACCAGGAAATCATCGTTCGGCCGGCCATTCGCGACGCGATTCGCGACGTGGTGGCCCAATACACGGCCGAGGCGCTCTACACGACGGCTCGTGAGGAAATCAGCAGCCGCATCCAGGACCAGTTGGACGAGTTGCTCAATCCGCGGGGCGTTGCCATCCAAAATGTGCTGTTGCGCGACGTGACCCTGCCGGCGGTGATTACCCAGGCCATCGAGAACAAGCTGGCCGCCGAGCAAGCGATTCAGGAACGCCGCTTCCGGGTCGACGAGGCCAAGGAAGAGGCCCAGCGCCGGATCGAAGAGGCGAACGGTATCGCCGAAGCCAACAATCGCATCAACGAATCGCTCACTCCCAGGGTGCTGCAGGACAAGTACATCCAGGCGCTGCGCGAGATGGGCTCAGGCAGCGTGGTGTACGTGCCCACGAATCCGGAAACGGGTCTGCCGGTGATCCTGGGAACCCCGGAGCTCGGGGCGAACTAG
- a CDS encoding phytanoyl-CoA dioxygenase family protein, whose translation MTLSDQQLSFFETFGYLVFPGAFAHEAEKITEEFERVWADHGGGHNRQAHDHERRSALVPFIDQSEYLSALLDDPRVDGVVSALLGDDYNYNGSDGNFYVGDTRWHSDGFAGSKYRSIKIAFYLDPVTRDSGCLRVIPGSHHRGDGYAESLQRIMPSSRSATVDEQLGVAGRDMPAVALESQPGDMVLFIHDLKHAAFGGGTRRRMFTINMSQRFRDDDVDELREDIATMVRFWAERAYGDVMIRTAGPRRMRHLEQRLANDGHLPELVRQARQEMSEPSRS comes from the coding sequence ATGACGCTCTCCGACCAGCAATTGTCGTTCTTCGAGACCTTCGGCTACCTGGTCTTTCCGGGAGCCTTCGCCCACGAAGCCGAAAAGATCACCGAGGAGTTTGAACGGGTGTGGGCGGATCACGGCGGCGGCCACAACCGACAGGCGCACGATCATGAGCGCCGGTCGGCCCTGGTGCCGTTCATCGACCAGAGCGAATATCTGAGCGCGCTGCTGGACGACCCGCGGGTGGACGGTGTCGTCAGCGCGTTGCTTGGCGATGACTACAACTACAACGGGAGCGACGGCAACTTCTACGTGGGCGACACGCGCTGGCACTCGGACGGGTTCGCCGGCTCGAAATACCGCTCAATCAAGATTGCGTTCTACCTGGATCCCGTCACGCGAGACTCGGGATGCCTGCGGGTGATTCCCGGCAGCCATCATCGCGGTGACGGCTATGCCGAGTCGCTGCAGCGGATCATGCCGAGCAGTCGGTCGGCAACGGTCGACGAGCAACTGGGCGTCGCGGGCCGCGACATGCCCGCGGTGGCGCTGGAATCGCAACCGGGTGACATGGTGCTGTTCATTCACGACCTGAAGCACGCGGCGTTCGGCGGCGGAACCCGCCGGCGCATGTTCACCATCAATATGTCCCAGCGCTTCCGTGACGACGACGTGGACGAGCTGCGAGAGGACATTGCGACGATGGTCAGGTTCTGGGCCGAGCGAGCGTACGGCGACGTGATGATTCGCACGGCGGGTCCGCGCCGGATGCGGCACCTGGAGCAGCGGCTGGCCAATGACGGCCATCTGCCTGAGCTTGTCCGCCAGGCCCGCCAGGAGATGAGCGAGCCGTCCCGCAGCTAG
- a CDS encoding phytanoyl-CoA dioxygenase family protein has protein sequence MSVDIDQCVADILDIGHCVVPNHFPKPAIDAFHEGFLPLLGQVAARIPEGNRRANRWAIGLPFAPPFYQSAFFGDDTVNEIVGRILGEDMFIAYYGTDTPIAGSEDQQVHSDIRPLFPEQPDLRYPPPTLSVRFTSVDMTLENGPYSTSERTQHLTRDEAQARLAAGEIELAPLLLHAGDVLISDARTLHRGTANRTDAPRPFAVIVYNRDWYHLEGELRLEANEDTPMLLESFYRTLPPAEQNLLRRVPRIDG, from the coding sequence GTGAGCGTCGACATCGATCAGTGCGTCGCCGACATCCTGGACATCGGCCACTGCGTCGTACCCAATCACTTTCCCAAGCCGGCGATCGACGCCTTCCATGAGGGGTTCCTACCGCTGCTGGGGCAGGTGGCAGCCCGCATCCCCGAGGGAAATCGACGCGCAAACCGCTGGGCCATCGGCCTGCCCTTCGCCCCGCCGTTTTATCAGTCGGCGTTCTTTGGCGACGACACGGTTAACGAGATTGTCGGACGCATCCTGGGCGAAGACATGTTCATCGCCTACTACGGCACCGACACGCCGATCGCGGGATCCGAAGACCAGCAGGTGCACTCGGACATTCGCCCGCTGTTTCCCGAGCAGCCGGACCTGCGCTATCCGCCTCCGACGCTCTCGGTGCGGTTCACGAGCGTGGACATGACCCTCGAGAACGGACCCTACAGCACATCCGAACGCACCCAGCACCTCACGCGCGACGAGGCGCAGGCCAGGCTCGCGGCGGGGGAGATCGAGCTCGCGCCGCTGCTGCTCCACGCCGGCGACGTGCTGATCAGCGATGCCCGCACGCTGCACCGTGGCACGGCCAATCGAACCGATGCGCCGCGGCCCTTCGCGGTGATCGTCTACAACCGCGACTGGTACCACCTCGAAGGCGAACTGCGGCTGGAGGCCAACGAGGACACGCCAATGCTGCTGGAGTCGTTCTACCGGACACTGCCGCCGGCCGAGCAGAATCTCCTCCGGCGTGTGCCGAGGATCGATGGCTGA
- a CDS encoding GrpB family protein: MHIKEGVVLKPYDPQWPAMYEKARAELVACIGQHTLRIEHVGSTSIPGLAAKPTIDILVGVRDWDEAKITIAPLTDIGWGYVGEHGIPRRHYFRRGAVSGRRTHHLHMLEVTHPECESMLSFRNYLRGHPNAAADYERLKLDLARRNLDGPGYQEAKAPFIQGVLERARGTCPTTDG, from the coding sequence GTGCACATCAAAGAGGGTGTAGTCCTCAAGCCCTACGACCCGCAATGGCCAGCCATGTATGAGAAGGCGCGCGCGGAGCTTGTCGCGTGTATCGGCCAGCACACCCTGCGAATCGAACACGTTGGCAGCACGTCCATTCCTGGACTGGCTGCCAAGCCAACGATTGACATTCTTGTGGGCGTGCGCGATTGGGACGAAGCCAAGATCACCATTGCGCCGCTAACCGACATCGGATGGGGATACGTTGGCGAGCACGGCATCCCGCGCCGGCACTATTTTCGCCGGGGCGCCGTGAGCGGGCGCCGCACGCACCACCTGCACATGCTCGAGGTGACGCACCCGGAGTGTGAGTCCATGCTGTCGTTTCGCAACTACCTCCGCGGCCATCCCAATGCCGCGGCTGATTACGAACGCCTCAAACTTGATCTCGCGCGCAGAAACCTTGACGGGCCCGGCTACCAGGAGGCGAAAGCGCCGTTCATCCAGGGAGTTCTCGAGCGGGCACGCGGCACTTGCCCCACAACGGATGGCTGA